A single genomic interval of Juglans regia cultivar Chandler chromosome 1, Walnut 2.0, whole genome shotgun sequence harbors:
- the LOC108998629 gene encoding ankyrin repeat-containing protein NPR4-like: MDTSHGKADNTVALYEASFDGCVSTLNTLVQRDRLILHKISLTSFTETPLHIAALLGHLHFTNALLSRKPKLAEKVDSLGRTALHLACAEGHTQVVKALLQANADICLVPDQEERIPLHLAAMRGHIDVIKELLTAQPQTIFLVNLDGYNILHLCVQYNSLDALKLLVESSTNDDFVNSKDDDGNSILHLATMLGQTKTIKYLLSIPEIKRKANDMNRIGNTALDVSEAACHRDFKCPKIQDILKAAGVKRSKDLNSPPPPTLVLPAETQEPTQSFTGEQSAQSRFRKSWSYFYLCVWAKHLQYQGNWVEETRGTLMLVATVIATMTFQAGINPPGGVWQQDTTNGTFGCNSSMCAAGTAILSYSETYIYFLSFNTTSFVAALTVVLLVTSGFPLRSKGFIWFLTLTMFIAIYSVVVAYTRAVKLVNPTYFQDYPLLTAVLQGILPLLQQVLGAIHVIRFLFWMIRKLFKFLRRCRLTKRPANDAINV, encoded by the exons ATGGATACAAGTCATGGTAAGGCAGATAATACAGTCGCACTCTATGAAGCCTCATTTGATGGGTGCGTAAGCACCTTGAACACATTGGTGCAAAGGGATAGACTCATTCTTCACAAAATCTCCCTCACATCCTTCACCGAAACCCCCTTACACATTGCAGCTTTGCTTGGCCACCTTCATTTTACTAATGCTCTTTTAAGCAGAAAACCCAAACTTGCGGAAAAAGTGGACTCATTAGGCCGAACTGCCCTTCACTTGGCCTGTGCAGAGGGACACACCCAGGTTGTGAAAGCATTGTTGCAAGCAAACGCAGACATCTGCTTAGTTCCTGATCAAGAGGAGAGAATCCCTCTCCACTTAGCCGCAATGAGAGGACACATAGATGTAATTAAAGAATTGCTTACTGCCCAACCACAAACAATCTTTCTGGTGAATCTCGATGGATACAACATTTTACATTTGTGTGTTCAATATAATAGTTTGGATGCTCTGAAACTGTTGGTGGAATCCTCTACTAATGATGATTTTGTCAACTCCAAAGACGATGATGGTAACTCCATATTGCACTTAGCTACGATGCTCGGGCAGACGAAG ACCATAAAATACTTGCTTTCAATAccagaaataaaaagaaaggccAATGACATGAATAGGATTGGTAACACAGCTTTGGACGTCTCAGAGGCAGCTTGTCATAGAGATTTCAAATGTCCCAAAATCCAAGACATTCTGAAGGCAGCCGGTGTTAAAAGATCCAAAGATCTAAattctcctccaccaccaacaCTAGTACTGCCTGCGGAAACACAAGAACCAACTCAATCCTTTACTGGTGAACAGTCGGCTCAATCAAGGTTTAGGAAATCGtggagttacttttatttgtgtGTATGGGCTAAACATTTGCAGTATCAGGGAAATTGGGTCGAGGAGACTCGAGGCACGTTGATGTTGGTGGCTACTGTGATTGCAACCATGACTTTCCAAGCTGGGATCAACCCACCAGGTGGTGTTTGGCAACAAGACACGACAAATGGTACTTTCGGGTGTAATTCTTCGATGTGTGCAGCCGGCACAGCAATTCTATCTTATTCcgaaacatatatttatttcttgtctttcaACACCACCTCTTTTGTTGCAGCTCTAACCGTTGTGCTTTTGGTCACTAGTGGATTTCCACTTAGAAGCAAGGGCTTTATATGGTTTCTGACCTTAACCATGTTTATTGCAATTTATTCCGTGGTAGTGGCCTATACCAGGGCAGTGAAATTGGTGAACCCGACTTATTTTCAAGACTATCCACTGCTTACCGCCGTATTACAAGGAATCTTGCCTTTACTGCAACAGGTTCTTGGCGCGATTCACGTAATTCgctttttattttggatgattAGGAAGTTGTTCAAATTCTTGAGACGCTGCAGGTTAACGAAACGTCCAGCAAACGATGCCATCAACgtgtaa
- the LOC108998516 gene encoding uncharacterized protein LOC108998516, translated as MTPFQALYGHPPPSVPLYHNGFSFVNEVDEHLTTRDEILRQLKANLEASINRMKQIADQKRRDVTFEVGEMVFLKLHPYRQQLVFKHAHQKLANRFYGLYPVLQEIGAVAYKLQLPMGARIHLVFHISLLKKVIGWSTLPSTELSPVNDEGMIVLEP; from the coding sequence ATGACTCCATTTCAAGCTTTATATGGGCATCCACCTCCCTCAGTCCCACTTTATCATAACGGTTTTTCTTTCGTCAACGAAGTGGATGAGCACCTGACAACTAGAGACGAGATACTACGGCAGCTCAAAGCCAATCTGGAAGCCTCCATCAATCGTATGAAACAAATAGCTGATCAAAAGAGGAGGGATGTCACGTTCGAAGTAGGTGAAATGGTGTTTCTCAAGTTGCATCCCTATCGGCAACAATTAGTTTTTAAACATGCCCACCAAAAGCTTGCCAATCGATTTTATGGGCTGTATCCTGTGTTACAAGAAATTGGAGCAGTTGCTTACAAACTTCAGCTGCCAATGGGAGCCCGCATTCATCTAGTTTTTCACATTTCCCTCTTAAAGAAAGTTATTGGGTGGAGTACACTGCCTTCTACTGAGTTGTCGCCAGTAAATGATGAAGGGATGATCGTACTTGAGCCTTAG